A window of Panthera leo isolate Ple1 chromosome D2, P.leo_Ple1_pat1.1, whole genome shotgun sequence contains these coding sequences:
- the TACR2 gene encoding substance-K receptor encodes MAACDFVTDANISPDLESNATGITAFSMPGWQLALWATAYLALVLVAVTGNATVIWIILAHQRMRTVTNYFIVNLALADLCMAAFNAAFNFVYASHNIWYFGRAFCHFQNLFPITAMFVSIYSMTAIAADRYVAIVHPFQPRLSARGTRAVIAGIWLLALALAFPQCFYSTITTDQGATKCAVVWPEDNGGKMLLLYHLMVIALIYVLPLVVMLFAYSVIGLTLWRREVPRHQTHGASLRHLQAKKKFVKTMVLVVVTFAVCWLPYHFYFILGSFQEDIYYHKFIQQVYLALFWLAMSSTMYNPIIYCCLNHRFRSGFRLAFRCCPWVTATEEDKIELTHTPSLSVKVNRCHTKETFFMAGDTAPSEATNGPAGGPQDGLPTEP; translated from the exons ATGGCGGCCTGTGATTTTGTGACTGATGCCAACATCTCGCCCGACCTTGAGAGCAACGCCACGGGCATCACGGCCTTCTCCATGCCCGGCTGGCAGCTGGCGCTGTGGGCCACGGCCTACCTGGCCCTGGTGTTGGTGGCCGTGACGGGCAATGCCACGGTCATCTGGATCATCCTGGCCCACCAGAGGATGCGCACGGTCACCAATTATTTCATTGTCAACCTGGCCCTCGCTGACCTCTGCATGGCTGCCTTCAATGCCGCCTTCAATTTCGTCTACGCCAGCCACAACATCTGGTACTTTGGCCGTGCCTTCTGCCACTTCCAGAACCTCTTCCCCATCACGGCCATGTTCGTCAGCATCTACTCCATGACCGCCATCGCCGCTGACAG GTACGTGGCCATCGTCCACCCCTTCCAGCCGCGGCTCTCAGCCCGCGGCACCAGAGCGGTTATTGCAGGCATCTGGCTGCTGGCCCTGGCCCTCGCCTTCCCCCAGTGCTTCTACTCCACCATCACCACGGACCAGGGCGCCACCAAGTGTGCGGTGGTCTGGCCCGAAGACAATGGCGGCAAGATGCTCCTTTT GTACCACCTCATGGTGATCGCCCTCATCTACGTGCTGCCTCTCGTGGTGATGCTCTTCGCCTACAGTGTCATCGGCCTCACGCTCTGGAGACGCGAGGTCCCCAGGCACCAGACGCACGGCGCCAGCCTGCGCCACCTGCAGGCCAAGAAGAAG TTTGTGAAGACcatggtgctggtggtggtgaccTTTGCCGTCTGCTGGCTGCCCTACCACTTCTACTTCATCCTGGGCAGCTTCCAGGAGGACATCTACTACCACAAGTTCATCCAGCAGGTGTACCTGGCGCTCTTCTGGCTGGCCATGAGCTCCACCATGTACAATCCCATCATCTACTGCTGCCTCAACCACAG GTTTCGCTCCGGATTCCGGCTTGCTTTCCGTTGCTGCCCATGGGTCACGGCGACTGAGGAGGATAAGATTGAGCTGACTCACACTCCATCCCTCTCTGTGAAGGTCAACAGGTGTCAcactaaagagacttttttcatGGCTGGGGACACAGCCCCCTCCGAGGCTACCAACGGGCCGGCCGGGGGCCCCCAAGACGGGCTGCCTACTGAACCCTGA